A single window of Anopheles moucheti chromosome 2, idAnoMoucSN_F20_07, whole genome shotgun sequence DNA harbors:
- the LOC128297246 gene encoding zinc finger protein 616-like: MNSSAEKEICGICGTKRPILYRNLMKVKTKFSSTTVFQLLERFSERKLSHRTTDLVESGACSDCYAKLNDYDAAYTKSLIIQQELTDLLQNGNLRILEDVQELLEECVDEGKHENKANEIKWVPHLEQPSEARVVGDKKSTFSIAGLSTVRVSMKCNVCGELFNNINDMKLHSHDEANGVEELDERARESAVPSPTLVIETVQSEGTSPVNFDDDDPDDYMDYTISIVKAELDEEEARVEYYSNAGESENNDDSEPSEQTAVQFECFICEAKLESKHNLRVHFKTKHPSSGTEGNICKVCGISTKTRAALASHYGKHVRETQLTCELCDKKFTQRASLQRHMAIHKGEKLYQCDLCGKQYLHYSSFYMHQLVHKNVRNKKCSICGFLLRSNSHLKRHMRTHSGEKPFACPVCDQKFSQRYNMMQHQKTHKGIKWRSDKTFNCTSCDYISGRSTLMKRHMLKHHGKDMSTLKCSKATEEMKQGDGIATT, from the exons ATGAATTCGTCTGCAGAGAAAGAAATTTGTGGAATTTGCGGGACGAAAAGGCCCATCTTATATCGCAACCTCATGAAGGTTAAGACGAAGTTTTCAAGCACCACGGTATTTCAGTTGTTGGAACGTTTTTCTGAGCGGAAGCTTTCACATCGAACCACCGACTTAGTAGAGTCCGGTGCTTGTAGCGATTGCTATGCCAAGCTGAACGATTACGATGCCGCTTACACGAAATCACTAATCATACAGCAAGAGCTGACGGATCTGTTGCAAAACGGTAACTTGCGTATACTTGAAGACGTGCAGGAACTGCTAGAGGAATGTGTGGACGAGGGCAAGCACGAGAACAAGGCTAACGAAATCAAATGGGTTCCACATCTGGAGCAACCTAGCGAGGCTCGTGTGGTTGGcgacaaaaaatcaacattcTCTATTGCTGGTTTGTCAACTGTTCGCGTTTCTATGAAATGCAACGTATGCGGAGAACTATTTAACAACATAAACGATATGAAACTACATTCCCATGATGAAGCGAACGGAGTGGAGGAACTGGATGAACGGGCAAGGGAATCCGCAGTACCTTCACCGACGCTTGTCATTGAGACGGTGCAATCGGAAGGTACATCCCCAGTTaattttgatgatgatgatcctgACGATTACATGGATTACACTATCAGCATAGTGAAAGCGGAATTAGATGAAGAGGAAGCACGTGTGGAATATTACTCGAATGCTGGGGAATCGGAAAACAATGACGACTCGGAACCAAGTGAGCAAACGGCTGtacaatttgaatgttttatctGTGAAGCCAAGCTTGAAAGTAAACATAATCTTAGG GTACActtcaaaacgaaacatcCGAGCAGTGGAACGGAAGGAAACATATGCAAAGTGTGTGGCATTTCCACCAAAACCCGAGCGGCACTTGCAAGCCATTATGGAAAGCACGTTCGGGAAACACAGTTAACGTGCGAACTGTGCGACAAAAAGTTCACCCAAAGAGCATCTCTGCAGCGCCACATGGCGATCCACAAGGGAGAGAAGTTGTACCAGTGCGATTTGTGCGGAAAACAGTACCTTCACTATTCGTCGTTCTATATGCATCAACTGGTGCACAAGAACGTACGTAACAAGAAGTGCAGCATCTGTGGATTTTTGCTGCGATCAAATTCTCATTTGAAACGACACATGCGG ACGCACTCCGGTGAGAAGCCCTTTGCTTGTCCAGTATGCGATCAAAAGTTTTCGCAAAG GTACAACATGATGCAACACCAGAAAACACACAAAGGCATTAAATGGCGATCCGACAAAACGTTTAACTGTACCTCTTGCGATTACATTAGCGGTCGCAGTACGTTAATGAAAAGACATATGTTGAAACACCACGGCAAAGACATGAGCACGTTAAAATGTTCTAAAGCGACGGAGGAAATGAAGCAGGGGGACGGAATTGCAACCACCTAA
- the LOC128297247 gene encoding uncharacterized protein LOC128297247, producing MSDSKIMDSDWNTEIYRTIPQMEIAEAPETKETLARNDYIKQKNPQGNMFVQSMFDMTLITINFCQICYILKVGPGLGWLYYFLLGLFGVSLILLFMHGCMGLCGWLRCSKPLPTSCFNCLYNTSMFLVVAVYIVNLVGNVLMLKEAENKCQLMLEHTKSIISPPQDLPH from the exons ATGAGTGACAGTAAAATAATGGACAGTGATTGGAATACGGAAATTTACCGAACGATTCCCCAAATGGAAATTGCCGAAGCTCCCGAG ACGAAGGAAACTTTGGCGCGTAACGATTACATCAAACAGAAAAATCCACAGGGCAATATGTTCGTCCAGAGTATGTTCGATATGACGCTAATAACGATTAATTTTTGTCAAATATGCTACATCCTTAAAGTTGGGCCAGGTTTAGGATGGTTGTACTACTTTCTGCTAGGATTGTTCGGTGTCTCACTCATATTGCTA TTTATGCACGGATGTATGGGACTGTGCGGATGGTTGAGATGCAGCAAACCTCTTCCTACCAGTTGTTTCAACTGTCTGTACAACACATCCATGTTTCTGGTTGTGGCAGTGTACATAGTAAACCTCGTCGGCAATGTACTGATGCTGAAAGAAGCCGAAAATAAGTGTCAATTAATGCTAGAGCATACGAAATCGATCATCTCTCCGCCACAAGATTTACCGCATTAA